A single Curtobacterium sp. MCJR17_020 DNA region contains:
- the trpB gene encoding tryptophan synthase subunit beta produces MTSLRDLHGPYFGDFGGRFVPESLVLALDELEAAFRTAWADPAFRAELDELQRDYTGRPSIITEVPRFAKHAGGARVILKREDLNHTGSHKINNVLGQALVARRLGKTRLIAETGAGQHGVATATAAALFGMDCVVYMGAVDTERQALNVARMRLLGAEVIPVETGSRTLKDAINEALRDWVANVDSTHYLLGTVAGPHPFPEMVREFHKVIGEEARQQVLDRVGRLPDAVAACVGGGSNAMGIFEAFLDDESVALHGFEAGGDGVETGRHAASITLGREGVLQGAKSYLMQDEDGQTIESHSISAGLDYPSVGPEHAYLASIGRAQYAPITDTEAMEAFRLLSQTEGIIPAIESSHALAGAMKVGKELGPEGVVLVNLSGRGDKDVASASRYFGILDENAVQL; encoded by the coding sequence GTGACCTCACTCCGCGACCTGCACGGCCCGTACTTCGGTGACTTCGGCGGACGCTTCGTCCCCGAGTCGCTCGTCCTCGCGCTCGACGAGCTCGAGGCAGCCTTCCGCACGGCATGGGCGGACCCGGCCTTCCGTGCCGAGCTCGACGAGCTCCAGCGCGACTACACCGGTCGTCCGTCGATCATCACCGAGGTGCCGCGGTTCGCGAAGCACGCCGGTGGTGCCCGCGTCATCCTGAAGCGCGAGGACCTGAACCACACCGGGTCGCACAAGATCAACAACGTGCTCGGTCAGGCGCTCGTGGCCCGTCGGCTCGGCAAGACCCGCCTCATCGCGGAGACCGGTGCCGGCCAGCACGGCGTGGCCACGGCGACCGCCGCGGCGCTGTTCGGCATGGACTGCGTCGTGTACATGGGTGCCGTCGACACCGAGCGGCAGGCGCTCAACGTCGCCCGGATGCGCCTGCTCGGCGCCGAGGTGATCCCGGTTGAGACCGGATCGCGCACGCTGAAGGACGCCATCAACGAGGCACTCCGCGACTGGGTGGCGAACGTCGACTCGACCCACTACCTGCTCGGCACGGTCGCCGGCCCGCACCCGTTCCCCGAGATGGTGCGCGAGTTCCACAAGGTGATCGGCGAAGAAGCCCGCCAGCAGGTCCTCGACCGCGTCGGGCGTCTCCCGGACGCCGTTGCCGCGTGCGTCGGCGGCGGCTCGAACGCGATGGGGATCTTCGAGGCGTTCCTCGACGACGAGTCCGTCGCGCTGCACGGCTTCGAGGCCGGTGGCGACGGCGTCGAGACCGGTCGGCACGCCGCGAGCATCACGCTCGGTCGCGAAGGCGTCCTGCAGGGCGCGAAGTCCTACCTCATGCAGGACGAGGACGGCCAGACCATCGAGAGCCACAGCATCTCCGCCGGGCTCGACTACCCGAGCGTCGGGCCGGAGCACGCCTACCTGGCGTCGATCGGTCGCGCGCAGTACGCGCCGATCACCGACACCGAGGCGATGGAGGCGTTCCGCCTGCTCAGCCAGACCGAGGGCATCATCCCGGCGATCGAGTCGTCGCACGCGCTGGCCGGTGCGATGAAGGTCGGCAAGGAGCTCGGCCCCGAGGGCGTCGTGCTCGTGAACCTGTCCGGCCGTGGCGACAAGGACGTGGCGTCCGCCAGCCGCTACTTCGGCATCCTCGACGAGAACGCGGTGCAGCTGTGA
- the trpC gene encoding indole-3-glycerol phosphate synthase TrpC: MLETLVAGALEDAAARRVDRPYSDVERDLDRVASPLDALAFLAPGDRVKILAEVKRASPSRGSMAPIEDPAALAADYERGGASTISVLTEGRKFLGSLADLEAVKARVGIPVLRKDFIADPYQVVEARAAGADVVLLIVAALEQQQLVELHTLAEELGMRVLVEAHSADEVSRGLDAGARILGVNARDLTDFSLDRDLFGSLADRIPDGVVRVAESAVAGPADVAHYRAAGADVVLVGEALVTGSDPATTLASFIEAADRG, encoded by the coding sequence GTGCTCGAGACCCTCGTCGCGGGCGCGCTCGAGGACGCAGCCGCCCGTCGTGTCGACCGCCCGTACTCGGACGTCGAACGCGACCTCGACCGGGTGGCATCGCCGCTCGACGCCCTCGCGTTCCTCGCCCCGGGCGACCGGGTGAAGATCCTCGCCGAGGTCAAGCGCGCCAGCCCGTCCCGTGGCTCGATGGCCCCCATCGAGGATCCGGCTGCTCTCGCGGCCGACTACGAGCGCGGCGGCGCGTCGACGATCAGCGTCCTGACCGAGGGACGCAAGTTCCTCGGCAGCCTCGCCGACCTCGAAGCCGTCAAGGCCCGCGTGGGCATCCCCGTGCTGCGCAAGGACTTCATCGCCGACCCGTACCAGGTCGTCGAGGCCCGGGCCGCCGGAGCCGACGTCGTGCTGCTCATCGTGGCCGCGCTCGAGCAGCAGCAGCTCGTCGAGCTCCACACGCTGGCTGAAGAACTCGGCATGCGCGTGCTGGTCGAGGCGCACTCCGCCGACGAGGTCTCCCGTGGCCTCGACGCCGGTGCGCGGATCCTCGGCGTCAACGCGCGCGACCTCACCGACTTCTCGCTCGACCGCGACCTCTTCGGGTCGCTCGCCGACCGCATCCCCGACGGGGTCGTGCGCGTCGCCGAGTCCGCCGTCGCCGGTCCCGCCGACGTCGCGCACTACCGCGCAGCGGGTGCCGACGTCGTCCTGGTCGGGGAAGCGCTCGTCACGGGTTCAGACCCCGCCACCACCCTCGCGTCGTTCATCGAGGCCGCCGACCGCGGCTGA
- a CDS encoding HGxxPAAW family protein → MSNTEPAELGEGHSPAAWTAVVIMLIGFAAGTLFFWFDQPWGVWVSAAVVVIGLVIGAVMAKAGYGVNGPKYVAKHHAE, encoded by the coding sequence GTGAGCAACACTGAGCCCGCAGAACTCGGCGAAGGCCACTCGCCGGCCGCCTGGACCGCCGTCGTGATCATGCTGATCGGATTCGCGGCAGGCACGCTGTTCTTCTGGTTCGACCAGCCGTGGGGCGTCTGGGTCTCCGCTGCCGTCGTCGTCATCGGTCTCGTCATCGGCGCGGTCATGGCGAAGGCCGGCTACGGCGTGAACGGCCCGAAGTACGTCGCCAAGCACCACGCCGAGTAG
- a CDS encoding Trp biosynthesis-associated membrane protein codes for MKRSRPIVVVAGLLVAGIIMLAWTQTWFTVDLHAGAAVTSTVDADGAAVVPQYTALAIASLALFLAMTIAGRVLRIVLACVEILLGLGVVVSGITALGDPVAAAKGAVGAVAGVSDLTAVRRVVSGVDVSLWPAVGIAGGVLAVLLGIVVIVVQRAWPGPSRKYGAATAGAAADARAAAPVVRDAVVDWDDLSAGVDPTDGTVGSDGRRSTDDAGAERGAP; via the coding sequence GTGAAGCGCTCACGCCCGATCGTCGTCGTCGCCGGACTGCTCGTCGCCGGCATCATCATGCTCGCGTGGACGCAGACCTGGTTCACCGTGGACCTGCACGCCGGGGCCGCCGTCACCTCGACGGTCGACGCCGACGGGGCCGCGGTCGTGCCGCAGTACACCGCCCTGGCGATCGCGAGCCTGGCCCTGTTCCTCGCGATGACCATCGCCGGCCGGGTGCTGCGCATCGTGCTCGCGTGCGTCGAGATCCTGCTCGGACTCGGCGTCGTGGTCAGCGGCATCACCGCACTCGGCGACCCGGTCGCCGCGGCGAAGGGTGCCGTCGGCGCGGTGGCCGGGGTCAGCGACCTGACCGCCGTGCGCCGCGTCGTGTCCGGCGTCGACGTGTCGCTCTGGCCTGCCGTGGGCATCGCCGGTGGCGTCCTCGCCGTCCTGCTCGGCATCGTCGTCATCGTGGTGCAGCGTGCGTGGCCCGGTCCGAGCCGGAAGTACGGCGCGGCGACCGCCGGAGCCGCCGCCGACGCCCGCGCCGCAGCCCCGGTCGTGCGCGACGCCGTCGTGGACTGGGACGACCTCAGTGCTGGGGTCGACCCGACCGACGGCACGGTAGGATCGGATGGGCGTCGGTCGACCGACGACGCCGGAGCAGAACGAGGAGCACCGTGA
- a CDS encoding anthranilate synthase component I gives MTTATISDAPHTTSRPEFDALLSDHRVVPVVRALYADSETPVGVYRKLADGRPGSFLLESAGQGGLWSRWSFVGVRSFGVLTQEGDRAAWIDTGIDAERAVGSLDGEPLEVLARLHERWATPRVPGSPPLVGGTVGFIGWEAVRQLEHLPNVPPADFDVPGQALSFVSELVALDHRTGLVLLVASVLNDGTDDADTLWSDAQRRLDRLQADLVQPSLATVAEAFEIAEPTPTHRSTPDEYMAAVERSKEFIRDGDVFQVVVSQRFDHEVTADPLDVYRVLRTLNPSPYMYFLALADTADERYWIVGASPEALVKVQSGRAITHPIAGSRPRGATPEEDVRFGDDLLDDPKERAEHLMLVDLARNDLQKVCEPGTVAVTEFMTVERFSHIMHLVSSVEGAVRPGMSAIDVFRATFPAGTLSGAPKPRALEIIDELEPAKRGAYAGVVGYFDFAGDADIAIAIRTALIKDGVARVQAGAGLVADSDPATEHEETINKAAAPLRAVATANRMREVCS, from the coding sequence ATGACGACCGCGACGATCTCCGATGCGCCGCACACGACCTCCCGGCCGGAGTTCGACGCCCTGCTGAGCGACCACCGCGTCGTCCCGGTGGTGCGCGCGCTCTACGCCGACAGCGAGACGCCGGTGGGTGTCTACCGGAAGCTCGCCGACGGTCGGCCCGGGTCGTTCCTGCTGGAGTCCGCGGGCCAGGGCGGCCTCTGGTCGCGCTGGTCGTTCGTCGGTGTGCGCAGCTTCGGCGTCCTCACGCAGGAGGGCGACCGCGCCGCCTGGATCGACACGGGCATCGACGCCGAACGTGCGGTCGGCTCGCTCGACGGCGAACCACTCGAGGTCCTGGCACGCCTGCACGAGCGCTGGGCCACACCGCGGGTGCCCGGCTCCCCGCCGCTCGTCGGCGGGACGGTCGGGTTCATCGGGTGGGAGGCCGTGCGCCAGCTCGAACACCTGCCGAACGTGCCGCCGGCCGACTTCGACGTGCCCGGACAGGCGCTGTCCTTCGTCTCCGAGCTCGTCGCGCTCGACCACCGCACGGGGCTCGTCCTGCTCGTCGCGAGTGTGCTGAACGACGGCACCGACGACGCCGACACGCTCTGGTCCGATGCGCAGCGCCGCCTGGACCGCCTGCAGGCCGATCTCGTCCAGCCGAGCCTCGCGACCGTCGCCGAGGCGTTCGAGATCGCCGAGCCGACGCCGACGCACCGTTCGACGCCGGACGAGTACATGGCCGCGGTGGAGCGCTCGAAGGAGTTCATCCGCGACGGCGACGTGTTCCAGGTCGTGGTCTCGCAGCGCTTCGACCACGAGGTGACCGCCGACCCGCTCGACGTGTACCGGGTCCTCCGGACCCTGAACCCGAGTCCCTACATGTACTTCCTCGCCCTGGCGGACACCGCCGACGAGCGGTACTGGATCGTCGGCGCCTCGCCAGAGGCCCTGGTGAAGGTGCAGTCCGGCCGCGCCATCACGCACCCGATCGCCGGGTCCCGTCCGCGTGGTGCGACCCCGGAAGAGGACGTCCGCTTCGGTGACGACCTGCTCGACGACCCGAAGGAACGTGCCGAGCACCTGATGCTCGTCGACCTGGCCCGCAACGACCTGCAGAAGGTCTGCGAGCCCGGCACCGTCGCGGTCACCGAGTTCATGACGGTCGAGCGCTTCAGCCACATCATGCACCTGGTGTCGAGCGTCGAGGGTGCGGTGCGCCCGGGGATGTCCGCCATCGACGTGTTCCGGGCGACGTTCCCGGCGGGCACCCTGTCCGGTGCGCCGAAGCCCCGCGCGCTGGAGATCATCGACGAGCTCGAACCGGCGAAGCGCGGTGCCTACGCCGGTGTCGTCGGCTACTTCGACTTCGCCGGCGACGCGGACATCGCGATCGCGATCCGCACGGCCCTGATCAAGGACGGCGTGGCACGGGTGCAGGCCGGTGCCGGCCTGGTGGCGGACTCCGACCCCGCCACCGAGCACGAGGAGACCATCAACAAGGCTGCGGCACCCCTGCGGGCCGTCGCCACGGCCAACCGGATGCGCGAGGTGTGCTCGTGA
- the hisI gene encoding phosphoribosyl-AMP cyclohydrolase, whose translation MTDSTSTDTDAVLDRARFGADGLLPAIVQEESSKDVLMLGYMDREALRRTLTEGRVTFWSRSRNEYWRKGDTSGHAQYVRDAAFDCDADTLLVTVQQVGAACHTGAHRCFDVDPLAPTTASAPTGTAASAPTDATASAPADTAVEATR comes from the coding sequence ATGACCGACAGCACCAGCACCGACACCGACGCGGTCCTCGACCGCGCACGTTTCGGTGCGGACGGGCTGCTCCCCGCCATCGTGCAAGAGGAGTCGTCGAAGGACGTCCTCATGCTCGGGTACATGGACCGGGAAGCGCTCCGCCGCACCCTCACCGAGGGGCGCGTGACCTTCTGGTCGCGGTCGCGGAACGAGTACTGGCGGAAGGGCGACACGTCGGGGCACGCGCAGTACGTGCGCGACGCGGCGTTCGACTGCGATGCCGACACCCTGCTCGTCACCGTGCAGCAGGTCGGGGCCGCGTGCCACACCGGGGCGCACCGCTGCTTCGACGTCGACCCGCTCGCGCCCACGACGGCGTCAGCCCCGACCGGCACAGCGGCGTCGGCGCCGACGGACGCGACCGCGTCTGCCCCGGCCGACACGGCAGTGGAGGCGACCCGATGA
- the hisF gene encoding imidazole glycerol phosphate synthase subunit HisF: MTAAATAPGGVAVRVIPCLDVMGGRVVKGVNFLDLQDAGDPVELAARYYEQGADELTFLDVGATVENRATMYDTVTRTAEQVFIPLTVGGGVRSVDDVSRLQQCGADKIGVNSAAIARPDLVGEIADRFGAQAVVLSLDVKRSDRTASGFVVTTHGGRTETDIDAIAWARDAVERGAGELLVNSIDADGTKNGFDLELVAAVRSVARVPVIASGGAGRVDHFAPAVDAGADALLAASVFHRGEMTVGDVKAALRATGHAVR; this comes from the coding sequence GTGACCGCGGCAGCCACGGCGCCGGGCGGCGTGGCCGTCCGGGTCATCCCGTGCCTCGATGTCATGGGCGGCCGGGTCGTCAAGGGCGTCAACTTCCTCGACCTGCAGGACGCCGGTGACCCGGTCGAGCTCGCCGCGCGCTACTACGAGCAGGGTGCCGACGAGCTGACCTTCCTCGACGTCGGTGCCACGGTCGAGAACCGCGCCACGATGTACGACACGGTCACCCGCACCGCCGAGCAGGTCTTCATCCCGCTCACGGTGGGTGGCGGCGTGCGCTCCGTCGACGACGTGTCCCGCCTGCAGCAGTGCGGCGCGGACAAGATCGGCGTGAACAGCGCCGCGATCGCCCGACCCGACCTCGTCGGCGAGATCGCCGACCGGTTCGGCGCGCAGGCCGTCGTGTTGTCGCTCGACGTCAAGCGCTCCGACCGCACCGCGTCCGGCTTCGTGGTCACCACGCACGGTGGCCGCACCGAGACCGACATCGACGCGATCGCCTGGGCGCGCGACGCCGTCGAGCGGGGTGCGGGGGAGCTGCTCGTCAACTCCATCGACGCGGACGGCACGAAGAACGGGTTCGACCTCGAACTCGTCGCCGCGGTGCGGTCGGTCGCGCGGGTCCCGGTCATCGCTTCGGGAGGCGCGGGTCGGGTCGACCACTTCGCCCCCGCCGTCGACGCGGGTGCGGATGCCCTCCTCGCCGCGTCCGTCTTCCACCGTGGCGAGATGACGGTGGGCGACGTCAAGGCCGCGCTGCGCGCGACCGGCCACGCCGTCCGCTGA
- the hisG gene encoding ATP phosphoribosyltransferase, which yields MLRIAVPNKGSLSETASDMLREAGYAGRRDPKALHLLDERNGVEFFFLRPRDIATYVGSGALDVGITGRDLLLDSGSEAHEVDALGFADSTFRFAGTPGRYSTLQDLDGVRVATSYPGLVGDFLARHGVTATLVKLDGAVESAVRLGVADAVADVVSTGSTLRQAGLEIFGPVILESTALLVSTDETIPGIDVLRRRLQGVLVARGYVMLDYDIPTALLEQATAVASGIESPTVSPLHGRDWSAVRVMIPRDDANLIMDALYDLGARAILVSPIHAARL from the coding sequence ATGCTCCGCATCGCCGTGCCCAACAAGGGCTCCCTGTCCGAGACCGCGTCCGACATGCTGCGCGAGGCCGGGTACGCCGGTCGCCGCGACCCGAAGGCGCTGCACCTGCTCGACGAGCGCAACGGCGTCGAGTTCTTCTTCCTCCGCCCGCGGGACATCGCGACCTACGTCGGCTCCGGCGCACTCGACGTCGGCATCACCGGCCGCGACCTGCTGCTCGACTCCGGTTCCGAGGCGCACGAGGTCGACGCGCTCGGCTTCGCCGACTCCACGTTCCGGTTCGCCGGCACGCCGGGCAGGTACAGCACCCTGCAGGACCTCGACGGCGTCCGCGTCGCGACGAGCTACCCGGGCCTGGTCGGCGACTTCCTCGCTCGCCACGGGGTGACGGCGACGCTCGTCAAGCTCGACGGGGCGGTCGAGAGCGCCGTGCGTCTCGGTGTCGCCGACGCCGTGGCCGACGTGGTGTCGACGGGCAGCACGCTGCGGCAGGCCGGCCTCGAGATCTTCGGTCCGGTCATCCTCGAGTCGACCGCGTTGCTGGTGTCGACCGACGAGACGATCCCGGGCATCGACGTGCTCCGCCGTCGACTGCAGGGTGTGCTCGTCGCGCGCGGCTACGTCATGCTCGACTACGACATCCCCACCGCGCTGCTCGAGCAGGCGACGGCCGTCGCGTCCGGCATCGAGTCCCCGACGGTGTCGCCGCTGCACGGCCGCGACTGGTCCGCGGTGCGCGTGATGATCCCGCGCGACGACGCGAACCTGATCATGGACGCCCTGTACGACCTCGGGGCGCGCGCCATCCTCGTCAGCCCGATCCACGCGGCGCGGCTGTGA
- a CDS encoding phosphoribosyl-ATP diphosphatase: protein MKTFDDLFQELTEKARTRPEGSGTVAELDAGVHQIGKKIVEEAAEVWMAAEYEGDERTSEEISQLVYHLQVLMVAKGLSPADIWRHL from the coding sequence GTGAAGACGTTCGACGACCTGTTCCAGGAGCTCACCGAGAAGGCGCGCACGCGCCCCGAGGGCTCCGGCACCGTCGCCGAACTGGACGCCGGCGTGCACCAGATCGGCAAGAAGATCGTGGAAGAAGCGGCCGAGGTCTGGATGGCGGCCGAGTACGAGGGCGACGAGCGCACCTCGGAGGAGATCTCGCAGCTCGTGTACCACCTGCAGGTCCTCATGGTCGCGAAGGGGCTGTCCCCGGCGGACATCTGGCGACATCTGTAG
- the rpe gene encoding ribulose-phosphate 3-epimerase: MTIRISPSILSADFANLERELHRIESADLVHVDVMDNHFVPNLTLGLPIVERLQQVSPVPLDVHLMITDADVNAPKYAETGASSVTFHFEAADDPVATAAAIRSNGARAAVAVKPGTPITQVLHHLDAYDMILLMTVEPGFGGQSFMPSVMPKLADARAAVDASGLDVWLEVDGGISVDTVPEAVRSGADTLVAGSAVYGGEPAARITDLREAAARARA; encoded by the coding sequence GTGACGATCCGCATCTCGCCGAGCATCCTGTCCGCCGACTTCGCGAACCTCGAGCGTGAACTCCACCGCATCGAGAGCGCCGACCTGGTGCACGTCGACGTGATGGACAACCACTTCGTGCCGAACCTGACGCTCGGGCTGCCGATCGTCGAGCGCCTGCAGCAGGTCTCCCCGGTGCCGCTCGACGTCCACCTCATGATCACCGACGCCGACGTCAACGCGCCGAAGTACGCCGAGACCGGTGCGTCGAGCGTGACGTTCCACTTCGAGGCCGCGGACGACCCCGTGGCCACGGCCGCCGCGATCCGCTCGAACGGGGCCCGTGCCGCCGTCGCGGTGAAGCCCGGAACCCCGATCACGCAGGTGCTGCACCACCTCGACGCCTACGACATGATCCTGCTCATGACCGTCGAGCCCGGCTTCGGCGGGCAGTCGTTCATGCCGTCCGTGATGCCGAAGCTCGCCGACGCACGTGCGGCGGTCGACGCCTCCGGGCTCGACGTGTGGCTCGAGGTCGACGGCGGCATCTCGGTGGACACCGTGCCCGAGGCCGTCCGCAGCGGCGCCGACACGCTCGTCGCCGGGTCGGCCGTCTACGGCGGTGAGCCCGCCGCGCGGATCACGGACCTGCGCGAAGCGGCCGCGCGGGCGCGGGCATGA
- a CDS encoding TetR/AcrR family transcriptional regulator, whose amino-acid sequence MTERPFHHGNLRAVLLDEAVAVLRESGVDGLSLRDLARRAGVSHGAPRSHFVDRQALLDALAELGFDRLTAAVRRALSGADGLEDRFRRVALAYVDFAIDDAALMDLMFQAKTTGRPGPVQAAAESLFAVLEGAVGTAAAGDDGADARLLFKLLFAATMQGIATLVVSRRIDRAQGERLVDAALETMLGSELGTRVVGAR is encoded by the coding sequence ATGACCGAGCGGCCCTTCCACCACGGGAACCTGCGGGCGGTGCTGCTCGACGAGGCCGTCGCGGTGCTGCGGGAGTCCGGGGTCGACGGACTCTCGCTCCGCGACCTCGCCCGGCGTGCCGGGGTCAGTCACGGCGCCCCCCGGAGTCACTTCGTCGATCGTCAGGCACTCCTCGACGCCCTCGCCGAACTCGGCTTCGACCGCCTGACCGCTGCCGTGCGCCGGGCGTTGTCCGGTGCCGACGGGCTGGAGGACCGGTTCCGCCGGGTCGCCCTGGCGTACGTGGACTTCGCCATCGACGACGCCGCGCTGATGGACCTCATGTTCCAGGCGAAGACGACCGGCCGCCCCGGGCCGGTGCAGGCTGCCGCGGAGTCGCTGTTCGCGGTGCTCGAGGGTGCCGTGGGAACCGCGGCGGCAGGCGACGACGGTGCAGACGCCCGACTCCTCTTCAAGCTCCTGTTCGCGGCGACCATGCAGGGGATCGCCACGCTGGTCGTCTCGCGCCGGATCGACCGGGCGCAGGGCGAGCGGCTTGTCGACGCCGCGCTCGAGACGATGCTCGGCTCGGAGCTCGGCACCCGGGTCGTCGGCGCCCGCTGA
- a CDS encoding NAD(P)H-binding protein has protein sequence MPADQTLLVFGATGQTGQHFTRLALDAGHRVRAVVRTPSKLAVQHDDLQVVQGSVTDDLDLDALLDGVTGVVVMLGDVAAQRERPVNTQFVRALVPAMRRNGTRRLLYQAGGLSAPPGKRLAPVLRVVRSTLARDYLGQHADNEAVMRYLDAEAQDIAWTVHRAGIGSDGPTKGELRRSARWISIGTFRDCAAYNLRALFDDTAVHTCDGSAYRRAA, from the coding sequence ATGCCTGCAGATCAGACCCTCCTCGTGTTCGGCGCGACCGGCCAGACCGGCCAGCACTTCACCCGGCTCGCGCTCGACGCCGGTCACCGCGTCCGCGCCGTCGTCCGGACGCCGTCGAAGCTGGCCGTCCAGCACGACGACCTGCAGGTCGTGCAGGGCTCGGTCACCGACGACCTCGACCTCGACGCACTGCTCGACGGCGTGACGGGCGTGGTCGTGATGCTCGGGGACGTCGCCGCGCAACGCGAGCGACCTGTCAACACGCAGTTCGTCCGCGCCCTCGTGCCGGCCATGCGCCGGAACGGCACCCGGCGCCTGCTGTACCAGGCCGGCGGGCTGAGCGCCCCGCCCGGCAAGCGGCTCGCCCCCGTGCTCCGTGTCGTCCGGTCGACGCTCGCGCGGGACTACCTCGGCCAGCACGCGGACAACGAGGCGGTCATGCGCTACCTCGACGCCGAAGCGCAGGACATCGCCTGGACCGTCCACCGGGCCGGTATCGGCTCGGACGGTCCCACGAAGGGCGAGCTCCGCCGGTCGGCGCGGTGGATCAGCATCGGCACGTTCCGGGACTGCGCCGCGTACAACCTGCGGGCGCTGTTCGACGACACGGCCGTGCACACGTGCGACGGCAGCGCCTACCGGCGCGCGGCTTGA
- a CDS encoding transcription antitermination factor NusB, which produces MSQPTNTRGARRGPRPANARRVAFDVLRAVQVDDAYANLLLPTRIRRAGLTARDAAFATELTYGSIRMLGRYDVIIALASGRRPENIEADVLDVMRLGAHQLLAMRTPTHAAVDATVELAREVGARRATGFVNAVMRKIAARTDDEWDAQITEGRGGDALLATRWSHPVWVVSALRDALAAERSRDELAALLAADNAAPRVQLAALPGLATDEDIATATARTVPDEGEGEDHDADAAFADATGAADVPAALVPADDEPEADGATGTVPPVRTADPVPAADALPVSPVGIRGISGDPARVPGVAAGRLRVQDEGSQLAALALSRSSAVRAGERWLDMCAGPGGKAALLAAEAQQGGATLVANELVPARAGLVRNALGVFGDHVRVVEGDARRYGRDGTGMTFDRILLDAPCTGLGALRRRPEARWRKTPEDVQELAALQAELLDAAVRVLAPGGTLAYVTCSPHLAETRGQVDGLMGRHGGVLEQLDTATIVRGVAARDPEIADGNTAQLWPHRVGTDAMFIALFRRVG; this is translated from the coding sequence ATGAGCCAGCCGACGAACACCCGGGGCGCCCGCCGCGGACCCCGCCCGGCGAACGCCCGTCGTGTCGCGTTCGACGTGCTCCGTGCCGTGCAGGTCGACGACGCGTACGCGAATCTGCTGCTGCCGACACGCATCCGTCGCGCCGGCCTCACGGCCCGCGACGCCGCGTTCGCCACCGAGCTCACCTACGGCTCGATCCGGATGCTCGGTCGCTACGACGTCATCATCGCGCTGGCGTCCGGTCGTCGGCCCGAGAACATCGAGGCCGACGTCCTCGACGTGATGCGGCTCGGCGCCCACCAGCTGCTCGCCATGCGCACCCCGACGCACGCCGCGGTCGACGCCACGGTCGAGCTCGCCCGCGAGGTCGGTGCCCGCCGTGCCACCGGCTTCGTGAACGCCGTGATGCGCAAGATCGCCGCGCGCACCGACGACGAGTGGGACGCGCAGATCACCGAGGGCCGTGGCGGCGACGCCCTGCTCGCCACACGGTGGTCGCACCCGGTCTGGGTCGTCTCGGCACTGCGCGACGCCCTCGCCGCCGAACGCTCCCGCGACGAGCTCGCCGCCCTGCTCGCCGCCGACAACGCCGCGCCCCGCGTGCAGCTCGCCGCGCTGCCCGGGCTCGCCACCGACGAGGACATCGCCACCGCGACCGCGCGCACGGTGCCCGACGAAGGCGAAGGCGAAGACCACGACGCCGATGCCGCGTTCGCCGACGCGACCGGCGCGGCGGACGTGCCGGCGGCCCTGGTGCCCGCCGACGACGAACCGGAGGCCGACGGCGCGACCGGCACCGTGCCTCCCGTCCGGACCGCCGACCCCGTGCCGGCCGCCGACGCCCTGCCGGTCTCGCCCGTCGGGATCCGCGGCATCTCCGGTGACCCCGCGCGCGTGCCGGGCGTCGCTGCCGGGCGCCTGCGCGTGCAGGACGAGGGCTCGCAGCTCGCCGCCCTCGCGCTGAGCCGGTCGTCCGCGGTCCGCGCGGGCGAGCGCTGGCTCGACATGTGCGCCGGCCCCGGTGGCAAGGCCGCGCTGCTCGCCGCCGAGGCGCAGCAGGGCGGCGCGACCCTCGTCGCGAACGAGCTCGTGCCGGCACGTGCCGGACTCGTGCGGAACGCCCTCGGGGTGTTCGGCGACCACGTCCGCGTCGTCGAGGGCGACGCCCGGCGCTACGGCCGCGACGGCACCGGGATGACCTTCGACCGCATCCTGCTCGACGCGCCGTGCACCGGCCTCGGCGCCCTGCGTCGGCGTCCGGAAGCGCGATGGCGCAAGACCCCCGAGGACGTCCAGGAGCTCGCGGCCCTGCAGGCCGAGCTGCTCGACGCCGCGGTCCGGGTGCTCGCACCGGGCGGGACGCTCGCGTACGTGACGTGCTCACCGCACCTGGCCGAGACGCGCGGGCAGGTGGACGGGCTGATGGGGCGGCACGGGGGAGTCCTCGAGCAGCTCGACACCGCGACGATCGTGCGCGGCGTCGCCGCTCGTGACCCGGAGATCGCGGACGGGAACACGGCGCAGCTCTGGCCCCACCGGGTCGGCACCGACGCGATGTTCATCGCGTTGTTCCGTCGCGTCGGCTGA